A segment of the Lycium ferocissimum isolate CSIRO_LF1 chromosome 10, AGI_CSIRO_Lferr_CH_V1, whole genome shotgun sequence genome:
AACTAATAATTCTTTTCTTAAAGTTTTTTCCTTCCAATCTTGAAtcctttttctcttgttttatcTGGatcagaaaattcagcaactgTCATTATCATGTTCGATCATAACCTAATCAATTATCCAATCCTTCTTTCTGAAAGGAATAGCATAATCTCGCTTTATGCACACTTTATATACAATAAACATTCTCAATTATTGAcaattcatttttcattttcttctaacATTGACTATTGCAAACACAAATTCACGGAAGACTACGTCTTTCATCTTCTGTTCTATGATCTTGTGAAGTCCTTTACTTAAGACTCACACTTTCTGGACAGATTGCTCTTTTCTTCATAAGTCCGGAGAGTATGATTCTCTTTGAGAATATCCTgtctctcaacatgtcctcaaatTCGGAGAAACACCTTCAATGAAGATTATGAAATTAGCCTTACACTTTCATGATCAAACCGACAATTTGATACTAGTTGTTAGAATATAAGATGGATTCTTGATAATATAATAAGGCATAAAGCGAACGGGAAAAGGAGacaaacataaaacataattgtaTTAAcaaacaacaatatacccagttGAATCCTGATGTGGGGGTGCAGGAGGGTAAAGTGTCACGGACCTTAccccaccttggaaggtaggaggctgtttccgaaagaccgtAAAAATGGGCgaaaagaaaacaaggaaaacaaaGGAAAGAGTCGGATACggacaagcaaatcaaaacaatgcgaaaatgagaaataaagaagaacaagaagtcATGATAAACGAAGAAGAGAGACAAGACCCAACACACATAGAAGCCGAGTAAAAATACTCCTAATACGAGAAATGAAACCTCGCGACCCCCGACTAGCCCTCCCCGATACTCGACCTCCACCCCCTCCTATCATGGTCGTGTCCCGCCGGTAAGGCGAATTAGCGCCATGTCTGCCGAATCACCTCTCCCGGAGCTTCTTTGGCCTACCCTCTCCCTTTAGGCTCTTTTACCGCCATCCTCTCACACTCTGCCTCAATCGGGCGTCTTGGACATCTCACGCCGcacacatacttatatcattaaAAGAATTCACTTTTGCAGAGCAACCTTACAGAAGAGATTTTTATAGGTGAAATAAGTGACTTCTAAACTCTAATTGCATGAACTGGAGTATAATTAATAAACATTCAAGGATGACTTAAAAGATACTCAAATTACAAGCTCAGAAGATGTGGGTGGCCCACAAGTCTTTAGTTCGTTAAATGAACCCCTTAACCTTTAAATTAGAAGTTTTTTAGTTGTCAGATTCACCCTGgaatgtttatttcatttcagtcgAGTCCTCCTGAGTTAGTTAGAATGGATAGACCTGTATTAGTAGTACTGCTGATCAAAGGCTGTAGGTTTGTGTGTTTACTAAataatactccttccgtcccaatttgtttgacatTTTTAGCTTTTGGAGAGTCAAACGAGTTATTCTTTGCCcctaattttttcatatgtcttttaaatattttaaattattaactgtggtgacttatagtacttttaacgtagtttccaaatatgaaaattttatttcgatAATTTGAAAGATTCTATGTTCAAACACATGATCAAAATTAAGAATTTTGACTATCGAAAGgcgaaaagtgtcaaacaaattgggacagagggagtaaataAATTGAATGAGAATGTATGTCTTTGCAGGTTTATTAAGgggaaaatatataaattacacACAAGCTTGTCGCCAAAAGTTAGTTACTTACATTGTAATCCTAAGCTGAGATGCAACACCCAAAAACAATTGGCCTGCCCAATtatcataatacttatttaTCTAAATCTTAGCTCCATGAAAGAATATGTTACTCTTGAAATACAGAAGAATTGAAATCCTATCATAAGGGATAACTTAGAGTGCATTAAGCCTTCGTGAAATTGACGATCAACGACCACTTGACATAAGTGCTTTCCCATCATTCGGAGGCTCATCAAAACTTCTATCGAAGCTAactccaaaatacattctatcACCACCCATGACCCACTAAGCGGATCCaagatttaaagtttatgaaaTTTTGTAACATTTTCAAACTAAAAATACAATAATAACTGAATTGACTATTAAATTAAGGACTAGATTCACATGAACTCGTAACCAACCTCTAAATTTGCCTTTACCAAGttaccatccataacatgtggtCTGTGTCCTAGAGTTGGGTATTTGAGTATCTCACCACTGCTAAAATTTTGAGTATTAGGTCGACGACATGTCCACCCCCATTTCTACTTTTGAACCCTTTTTACTAGATGAAGTGTTGGAATCAACGAttacttttatttgcatttgtGACAAAGACACCTAATCTTTCCTTCATCCAGAAATTGAGAAAGAGATTTTTCTTCATTAGGCGAGTATTGAATTGATAAGTAATCATTTATTCTccttttcaattctttttttcgtccaaacttgaatcattcctcttttatttttttcaattatttttatttgaatcATTCATCAACTGTCATTTCCACATTCGATCATAACTTGATCAATTATTTCATCTTTCTCTTTAAAAAGAATAACATCATCACTCTTTTTTCGCACTAAATATCAATAAACGACCTCAATAATTGACAATTCattctccaattttttctaACCTACATTGGCTATTGCAAACACAAACCCATTAAAGACATTTGTTGTCGTCTTATTGACGGACTGCTCTTTTTTTTCACAAACCCGAAGAATTCACACTTCTTTTTTGTAAATACCCAACCTCTCACCAGGTCCTCAAATTTGAAGAAGCACCTTCAATAAAGAttgttaaattatttaattaccCTTACACCTTTCAGGATCGAACCAACAATTTGGTACCGCTTGCTGAAATATATGATGAGTTATAAACTGTTTGtgaataaaaaatagaaaacaacaaAGTATGTGGATTAAACGCTGGGAGGAAAAGAGAATCAAGAACTTCATGAAGAATCTTTTGACGAGGGAGAAGAAGAGAATAACGATACCATTGTTTTAACTAACTATGGCTATGTCTCATCCATAATAAAATTGAGTTTTAGTTATATACACTGTTATTAATGTAAATAACCTTAGGTGATTTCTTTTCATCCACTAGACCAAAAACACACTTTGTTAATGAGTTCCCAAGTTGTATTTCTTATATATTCTTGGAATTTTCAATACAAATACTGGATCCACGCGAATGTATAGGGGTTCCCGGGATGTATGGGGGTTCCGGGGAACCCCCATTGTATAATCTAAATCAGCCCCTGTTGGTTGTGGGAGATAACATATACCTCGtgaaattagtcgaggtgtGTGCAAAGCTGCAAGCTAAGTCGAATATCATGGTTCTTCTGCTAGTCTAGTTAATTAGTTTTTATACCATCATGCCACAATTACATGTTGCAGAGGAAAAcatgtcttatttttaaaatcacaaatttcatattttaaggAGGCTTACTTGTAAATATCCTgataggtaaaaaaaaaatacttaattactcaatatatatatatatatatataacacacacTCAAACTCAATAAAATCTCCTCCACATAAAGctaattttaacaaaattgactaaaatagAATTTCTCAACAAAGACAACCGTGTGTCAAACCTTAACCACAACAAAACATTATTGGCATTTCCAGTATTTCCTCCACGCCTTTTATTTTCCTAGTTCACAAACTaaatatatctatacatatacacattaACCCTACATTTGAGACTAGCAGCAACACACATACAGAAGAATCATACTCCCACCAATTTGATTCTTCTGTATTAGAACACATAAAAAAGAAATCCTTCCCATCCAAATTTATTATtaagacaaaagaaaaataagaaacaaaaTCCCCATCATGGGGAAATTTTGTTGTTGCAACTGTATCTTTAGTTGTGTTTGCGCATGCATTTTTCAGATATTATGCGCCATCATAGTgatctttggcatcattgttCTAGCCATTTGGCTCATTTGGAGGCCCAACAAGATCTATTTCCACGTCGCGGATGCATCATTGGCCAAATTCGATTTTTCCCCTTCAACCAACACCCTTGATTATGACCTCAACCTAAGCTTTGACATTAGAAACTCCAATGAAAAGCTCGGGGTTCACTTTGACTTTATCGAGGCCAAGACCACTTTCCATCATAGAAGATTCGCTACCACCAATCTTGAATCGTTCTATCAGGAGCCTAGGAACACCACCACTTTGCACCCAGTGATCAAGGGACAAAGCGCGGTTGAATGGGGAAGTAGTGAGAAATCGGATTATGAGGACGAGAAGAAAAATGGAGCTTTCGATATTTA
Coding sequences within it:
- the LOC132035197 gene encoding NDR1/HIN1-like protein 3 — encoded protein: MGKFCCCNCIFSCVCACIFQILCAIIVIFGIIVLAIWLIWRPNKIYFHVADASLAKFDFSPSTNTLDYDLNLSFDIRNSNEKLGVHFDFIEAKTTFHHRRFATTNLESFYQEPRNTTTLHPVIKGQSAVEWGSSEKSDYEDEKKNGAFDIYTVFSMRIRLKSGWITTGELKFLVGCSLKVPLKSDKISSSTFERTTCIPLPNWTKS